A portion of the Flavobacterium limnophilum genome contains these proteins:
- the ettA gene encoding energy-dependent translational throttle protein EttA produces MADDKKVIFSMQKLSKTYPGADKPVLKNIYLSFFYGAKIGILGLNGSGKSSLLKIIAGVDKNYQGDVVFQPGYTVGYLEQDPQLDDSKTVIEIVREGVAETMAVLQEYNDINDLFGLEENYSDPDKMDKLMDRQAALQDKIDALGAWEIDTKLEIAMDALRTPEGDTPIKNLSGGERRRVALCRLLLQQPDVLLLDEPTNHLDAESVLWLEQHLAQYKGTVIAVTHDRYFLDNVAGWILELDRGEGIPWKGNYSSWLDQKSTRMAQEEKVASKRRKTLERELDWVRQGAKGRQTKQKARLQNYDKLLNEDQKQLDENLEIYIPNGPRLGTNVIEAKNVAKAFGDKLLYDNLNFKLPQAGIVGIIGPNGAGKSTIFKMIMGEEKPDAGEFLIGDTVKIAYVDQAHSNINPDKSIWENFADGQELIMMGGKQVNSRAYLSRFNFGGGEQNKKVSMLSGGERNRLHLAMTLKEEGNVLLLDEPTNDLDVNTLRALEEGLENFAGCAVVISHDRWFLDRICTHILAFEGNSEVYYFEGGFSEYEENKKKRLGGDLTPKRLKYRKLIR; encoded by the coding sequence ATGGCCGACGATAAAAAAGTAATTTTCTCAATGCAAAAATTGAGTAAAACCTATCCAGGAGCAGATAAACCTGTTCTTAAAAATATTTATTTGAGTTTCTTTTACGGAGCTAAAATTGGAATTTTGGGACTCAATGGTTCTGGAAAATCTTCCCTTTTGAAAATTATTGCAGGAGTTGACAAAAATTATCAAGGCGATGTGGTTTTTCAACCGGGTTATACTGTGGGTTATTTAGAGCAAGATCCGCAATTAGACGATTCCAAAACCGTAATCGAAATTGTTCGTGAAGGGGTTGCCGAAACGATGGCCGTTCTTCAAGAATACAATGATATCAATGATTTGTTTGGTCTTGAAGAAAACTATTCCGATCCAGACAAAATGGACAAGTTGATGGATCGCCAAGCCGCCTTGCAGGACAAAATTGATGCGCTGGGTGCTTGGGAAATAGACACGAAACTAGAAATTGCCATGGATGCTTTGCGCACGCCAGAAGGAGATACACCAATCAAAAACCTTTCGGGTGGTGAGCGTCGTCGTGTGGCTTTATGTCGTTTGTTGTTGCAACAACCCGATGTTTTGCTTTTGGATGAGCCTACCAACCACTTGGATGCCGAGTCGGTACTTTGGTTAGAGCAACATTTAGCGCAATATAAAGGAACCGTAATTGCGGTAACGCACGACAGGTATTTCTTGGATAACGTTGCCGGTTGGATTTTGGAATTAGATAGAGGAGAAGGTATTCCTTGGAAAGGAAATTATTCTTCTTGGTTGGATCAAAAATCAACAAGAATGGCACAAGAAGAGAAAGTGGCATCTAAACGCAGAAAAACCTTGGAGCGTGAGTTGGACTGGGTTCGTCAAGGAGCCAAAGGCCGTCAAACCAAACAAAAAGCACGTTTGCAGAATTACGACAAATTATTGAATGAAGACCAAAAGCAATTGGACGAAAACTTGGAAATCTACATTCCAAATGGTCCCCGTTTGGGAACCAATGTTATCGAGGCCAAAAATGTGGCCAAAGCTTTTGGGGATAAATTGTTGTACGACAACTTGAATTTTAAATTGCCACAAGCAGGAATTGTTGGAATTATTGGACCAAACGGTGCCGGTAAATCTACTATTTTCAAAATGATCATGGGTGAAGAAAAACCGGATGCAGGAGAGTTTTTGATTGGTGATACCGTTAAAATCGCTTATGTAGATCAAGCGCATTCGAACATCAATCCCGACAAATCCATTTGGGAAAACTTTGCCGATGGTCAGGAATTAATCATGATGGGCGGAAAACAAGTGAATTCAAGAGCTTATTTGTCTCGTTTCAACTTTGGTGGTGGAGAACAAAACAAGAAAGTATCGATGCTTTCCGGTGGAGAACGTAACCGTCTGCACTTGGCGATGACCTTGAAAGAAGAAGGAAACGTACTTTTATTAGATGAGCCAACGAATGATTTGGACGTGAACACGCTTCGTGCATTGGAAGAAGGTTTGGAGAATTTTGCCGGTTGTGCCGTGGTAATCTCGCACGACAGATGGTTCTTGGACAGAATTTGTACACACATTTTGGCTTTCGAAGGTAATTCCGAAGTGTATTATTTCGAAGGTGGCTTCTCAGAATACGAAGAAAACAAGAAGAAACGTTTGGGTGGCGATTTGACTCCAAAACGTTTGAAATACAGAAAATTGATTCGATAA
- a CDS encoding ice-binding family protein, whose protein sequence is MKTRLLSTIMVFSLLFMQNLSFSQAPTLGTSANFVLFSSVGAVTNTGITHLTGNVGTNSGSSTGFGNVDGVMHDGDGTSAQAGADLLIAYNQLNSAIPNYFPAPLLGNGQILPPGIYSIPSVATLNLDLTLDAQGNPNAVFIFQVNGAFATNANSEIKLVNGAQACNVFWKIEGLVSMATGTIMKGTVIANNAAIVMNTGVSLEGRALSTTGAINVDGISSYTPIGCGSLVLNGPVAPDLKSTECYAIFSSNGAVSNAGITTVKGDVGTNVGLTTGFDALSVTGAIHPIPDTSTAQAAADLIEVYNYLNVLPFDIELLYPAQFGNDLVLTPHSYLLNAATVLTNTLYLNAQGNANAVFVIKINGALSTSTYAKVILINGAQAKNVYWKIDGAVLISDYSELKGTIVANNGAVNFTTGVALEGRVFTTTGALSTAAVAVVMTAGCATMGVHSLNESPKISVYPNPFHSTLTVVIDDTFEISNTQIIMYDAFGKEVKKAAVTEKTTTLETSSLNSGFYFYKVISKGKTIQTGKLLAK, encoded by the coding sequence ATGAAAACAAGACTACTTAGTACAATAATGGTGTTTTCGCTATTATTTATGCAAAATTTAAGTTTTAGTCAGGCTCCAACACTAGGAACATCAGCCAATTTCGTGTTATTTTCTTCCGTTGGAGCAGTAACAAATACAGGAATTACTCACCTCACAGGAAACGTTGGAACGAATAGTGGCTCAAGCACTGGTTTTGGCAATGTGGATGGTGTAATGCACGACGGAGACGGAACAAGTGCTCAAGCTGGTGCTGATTTATTAATTGCTTACAATCAATTAAACAGTGCCATTCCAAATTATTTTCCTGCCCCTTTATTGGGTAATGGACAAATTCTTCCTCCTGGCATATATTCAATTCCAAGCGTGGCGACATTAAATCTGGACTTAACATTAGATGCACAAGGAAATCCAAATGCTGTTTTTATATTTCAAGTTAATGGTGCTTTTGCAACGAATGCCAATTCTGAAATAAAATTAGTGAACGGAGCTCAAGCTTGTAACGTGTTTTGGAAAATAGAAGGATTGGTAAGTATGGCAACTGGAACTATTATGAAAGGAACCGTTATTGCCAATAATGCAGCAATAGTAATGAATACAGGAGTTTCACTAGAAGGTAGAGCACTTTCGACTACTGGGGCAATAAATGTTGATGGTATTTCATCCTATACTCCTATTGGATGTGGAAGTCTAGTACTTAATGGACCTGTAGCTCCTGATTTAAAATCAACAGAATGTTATGCCATCTTTTCTTCAAACGGTGCTGTTTCGAACGCAGGAATAACAACTGTTAAAGGTGATGTTGGTACAAATGTAGGTTTAACAACTGGTTTTGATGCACTAAGTGTGACTGGAGCAATACACCCTATTCCTGATACCTCTACCGCACAAGCAGCAGCCGATTTGATTGAGGTTTATAATTATTTAAATGTCCTACCATTTGACATTGAATTATTGTATCCAGCACAATTTGGAAATGATCTTGTCCTTACGCCTCACTCCTATTTATTGAATGCAGCAACTGTCCTTACTAATACACTTTACTTGAATGCACAAGGAAATGCTAATGCTGTTTTTGTTATTAAAATTAATGGTGCTCTTTCAACAAGTACATACGCTAAAGTGATTTTGATTAACGGAGCTCAAGCCAAAAACGTCTATTGGAAAATAGATGGTGCTGTATTAATTAGCGACTATTCTGAATTGAAAGGAACAATTGTAGCCAACAATGGTGCAGTTAACTTTACAACAGGAGTAGCACTTGAAGGTAGAGTATTTACTACAACAGGAGCATTAAGTACAGCTGCAGTAGCTGTCGTTATGACTGCTGGTTGCGCAACAATGGGTGTCCACTCATTAAATGAGTCTCCGAAAATATCAGTTTATCCTAATCCTTTTCATTCGACTCTTACTGTTGTCATTGACGATACTTTTGAAATAAGCAATACTCAAATTATAATGTATGATGCTTTTGGTAAAGAAGTAAAAAAAGCAGCAGTTACTGAAAAAACTACCACTTTAGAAACAAGTAGTCTAAATTCAGGTTTTTATTTCTACAAAGTAATCAGCAAAGGTAAAACCATTCAAACTGGAAAATTATTAGCCAAATAA
- a CDS encoding CAL67264 family membrane protein, producing the protein MGMNKNTILGWATLIMILMGLLLIGLGAFRYYEVAGWGFAAVGVGFLANAWVFSALKGRV; encoded by the coding sequence ATGGGAATGAATAAAAACACCATTTTAGGATGGGCCACGTTGATAATGATACTAATGGGATTGCTATTGATTGGGCTAGGAGCTTTTAGATATTATGAGGTAGCCGGATGGGGATTTGCTGCTGTTGGTGTGGGATTTTTGGCGAATGCGTGGGTTTTTAGCGCCTTGAAAGGCAGAGTTTAA